The following coding sequences are from one Triticum dicoccoides isolate Atlit2015 ecotype Zavitan chromosome 4A, WEW_v2.0, whole genome shotgun sequence window:
- the LOC119287850 gene encoding homeobox-leucine zipper protein HOX28-like — protein MAPQSLDLGLSLGLGLVSRPSQPSFWYSGGNVAADQEVGPTPTAAAVEERRCSPGSPASSGSGSGLKRGAERSAGSGDEDQDDDGGNARKKLRLSKDQAAVLEECFKTHHTLTPKQKLALANSLGLRPRQVEVWFQNRRARTKLKQTEVDCEYMKRWCEQLAEQNRRLEKEVAELRALKATPPAHNGAAAGPLTTLTMCLSCKRVASTSSASACTVPSFSANAGIGMPMPSPVAQPEHRQFFCGFRDTGAAYGGPAGLTKVVKAAR, from the exons ATGGCGCCTCAGAGCCTGGATCTTGGCCTGAGCCTTGGCCTGGGCCTCGTTTCCCGGCCCTCACAGCCGAGCTTCTGGTACTCCGGCGGCAATGTGGCGGCGGACCAAGAAGTGGGCCCGACTCCGaccgcggcggcggtggaggagagGAGGTGTTCGCCAGGCAGCCCGGCCtcgagcggcagcggcagcgggctGAAGCGCGGCGCCGAGAGGTCCGCCGGCAGCGGCGACGAGGACCaggacgacgacggcggcaacgCGCGCAAGAagctccggctgtccaaggaccaggCGGCCGTCCTCGAGGAGTGCTTCAAGACGCACCACACCCTCACTCCG AAGCAGAAGCTGGCGCTGGCCAACAGCCTCGGGCTGCGCCCGCGGCAGGTGGAGGTGTGGTTCCAGAACCGTCGGGCCCGCACCAAGCTGAAGCAGACGGAGGTGGACTGCGAGTACATGAAGCGCTGGTGCGAGCAGCTCGCCGAGCAGAACCGCCGCCTCGAGAAGGAGGTGGCCGAGCTCAGGGCGCTCAAGGCCACACCGCCGGCGCATAACGGCGCCGCGGCGGGGCCCCTCACCACCCTAACCATGTGCCTCTCCTGCAAGCGCGTCGCGTCGACGTCGTCTGCCTCGGCGTGCACCGTGCCCAGCTTCTCCGCCAATGCCGGCATCGGCATGCCAATGCCATCGCCCGTGGCGCAGCCCGAACACCGGCAGTTCTTCTGCGGGTTCCGAGACACCGGAGCGGCGTACGGCGGCCCCGCCGGGCTAACGAAGGTGGTCAAGGCGGCCAGATAG